The following nucleotide sequence is from Solidesulfovibrio carbinolicus.
CGAGAAAGCGTCTCTGGCGTTTCCCATACAACAGACGAAACGCCGTGTTTATCAAGGGGCGCGAAACCCGAAAACGTATTAACGACACGCGATGTGTGATAACGGGAGCAGGTCTGTCCGGCAAGGGAAAGGCCGGGACCTTGGCCGCGCTCAGCCCTCCTTGCGGGTCAGCCAAACGGTGTGGCCGCCGCAGTCCGGGTCCTTGGCGACATGGCCCTCGACGGCGAAACCGTGCCCGGCCAGCAGCCGGCGATAGTCGTCGGGCGACAGGCTGCAATGCCGGAAAGCGACGCCGTCCATGACGCCCACGGCCTCGCCGTGGGCGGGGCCGCTGGTGAAAAGCAGCATTCCGCCCGGCCGGAGGTGGGCGCTAAAGACCGGAAACATGGCTCGCTGGTCGTCGTGGGACAGGTGGAAAAAACTGTCCCAGGCCATGACCGCGCCGAAGGTCCGGCCAAGGTCCAGGCCGCGCATGTCGCCGACGATCCAGTCCATGGCCGGGAAACGCTCCCGGCAGGCGGCGATCATGGCCGGCGCGCCGTCGATGCCGGTCACCGGATGGCCGGCGCCCAGGCAAAAGCCGGCCAGGGGTTCGCCCGTGCCGCAGCCAAGGTCAAGGACGGCCTCGCCCGGAGCGAGGTGGGCCAGCATGGCCC
It contains:
- a CDS encoding class I SAM-dependent methyltransferase — translated: MIPPDLPVPQTAICAAYQRIAPWFAATRTAPNPPMEAPWLRAMLAHLAPGEAVLDLGCGTGEPLAGFCLGAGHPVTGIDGAPAMIAACRERFPAMDWIVGDMRGLDLGRTFGAVMAWDSFFHLSHDDQRAMFPVFSAHLRPGGMLLFTSGPAHGEAVGVMDGVAFRHCSLSPDDYRRLLAGHGFAVEGHVAKDPDCGGHTVWLTRKEG